The following proteins are co-located in the uncultured Draconibacterium sp. genome:
- a CDS encoding ankyrin repeat domain-containing protein gives MHRKLIPFLLSVVLISCSGVKKEKAEGSSEVKTQTSTDITQLSALLLSSTQNGDVVKVQEYLKGGADVNFKDQDNRTALMFASFNGAIQIVEELLKCNAEINLVDVNGRSALLFAASGPFPETVKMLLAKGAAIDIQDNEEHFSALMFAAAEGQLENVKILVENGANTGLKDIDGDNALSFAQANGHTAVVDYLTKIDGK, from the coding sequence ATGCATAGGAAGCTTATTCCATTTTTACTTTCCGTTGTTTTAATAAGTTGTTCCGGCGTAAAAAAGGAAAAAGCAGAAGGGAGTTCGGAAGTAAAAACTCAGACTTCGACAGATATAACTCAACTATCCGCTTTGTTACTGTCATCCACTCAAAATGGAGATGTTGTTAAAGTACAAGAGTATTTGAAGGGTGGTGCCGATGTAAATTTCAAAGATCAGGATAATCGAACGGCTTTAATGTTTGCCTCTTTTAACGGTGCAATACAAATTGTAGAAGAACTTTTAAAATGCAATGCTGAAATAAATTTAGTTGATGTTAACGGTAGAAGTGCATTGCTGTTTGCTGCTTCCGGGCCATTTCCTGAAACAGTAAAGATGCTTCTTGCTAAAGGAGCTGCAATTGATATTCAGGACAATGAAGAGCATTTCTCTGCATTAATGTTTGCAGCTGCCGAGGGTCAACTCGAGAATGTTAAAATTCTTGTTGAAAATGGTGCAAATACCGGATTAAAAGACATCGATGGGGATAATGCCCTGTCGTTTGCCCAGGCCAACGGCCATACGGCAGTTGTTGATTATTTAACGAAAATTGATGGTAAATAG